The proteins below come from a single Melospiza georgiana isolate bMelGeo1 chromosome 4, bMelGeo1.pri, whole genome shotgun sequence genomic window:
- the CKAP4 gene encoding cytoskeleton-associated protein 4, with the protein MEKITFSPYLSLSHSGACCGYSSQNHKQLKQQLHEAEFRCVLPKLRGGPKTGRRTGLGWGTPGAGGYGGGKRSERSLRSTPARERVCHREAGPALPLRPARRFPVPLLPWRWGWALYATSASRQGRSPSPCAWRLPGAGRGAWRGPGRRLRLPSILPPSLLRPLPLLLLCVRRRRRSAMSAAKHRGSKGVSPPAANEKSVQLGAGEEPPAKKPAAAGHGRGGRAGGGGRSGAGPRRGWAMLLGAVVVLGAALPAGWYVLQLQEEVGRSAREVEASGRQRQELAATLDTVVQKVRSLQTTFGEFESMMKIVQQKQEVSEKSVKQGESEINRISEVLEKLQNEILKDLSDGIHMVKDARERDFTSLENTVEERLTELTKSINDNIAVFTEVQQRSQDEINNMKAKVGSLEQAGVYKHEIKVLKDAFDEMQASMKIKEKDIETLKSTIDSMESDVYTEVKELVNLKQQHEKFKEAADTEHLSLKALQEKVLRAEDSIRQLPSDIKRLDEDLLQVKANLNKWEDNELFRKALETFGKNSEGLESRLRHIEDSLESLASVAAQNSEKLESFLSKEAEYENKLSALEQSITTLQGLSNTDVTSVTDVLKNLGEAQTSLYNDMEDLKRSISDLPSSGALQDVQKQISTLLDQGNLQAGQTHSQGYLEKFSSMEGSVDELRSSVSQVDSDLKMLRTAVDSLVAYSVKIENNENSLESVKSSVDDLRNDLERLFVKVEKIHENI; encoded by the exons ATGGAGAAAATAACTTTCTCTCCATACCTTTCTCTCAGTCATTCCGGAGCTTGCTGCGGGTATTCCAGCCAAAATCACAAGCAATTAAAGCAGCAGTTGCATGAGGCAGAATTCCGCTGCGTTCTACCAAAACTACGAGGGGGGCCAAAAACTGGCAGAAGGACCGGTCTGGGTTGGGGGACGCCCGGCGCGGGGGGCTACGGGGGTGGAAAGCGCTCCGAGCGCTCCCTCCGCTCCACACCGGCTCGGGAGAGGGTCTGTCATCGCGAGGCTGGGCCGGCGCTTCCTCTCCGCCCCGCCCGTCGCTTCCCGGTCCCATTGCTCCCCTGGAGATGGGGCTGGGCCCTGTACGCCACGTCTGCCTCCCGGCAGGGACGGAGCCCATCCCCGTGTGCGTGGCGGCtccccggggcggggcggggagcCTGGCGCGGCCCGGGCCGGCGCCTCCGccttccctccatcctccctccctctctccttcgCCCACTCccgctcctcctgctctgcGTACGACGGCGGCGGCGTTCCGCTATGTCGGCCGCCAAGCACCGGGGCTCTAAGGGGGTCAGCCCGCCCGCCGCTAACGAGAAGAGCGTGCAGCTCGGCGCCGGCGAGGAGCCGCCAGCGAAGaagccggcggcggcggggcacGGCCGGGGCGGCAGGGCCGGCGGGGGGGGCCGCTCTGGTGCCGGCCCCCGCCGCGGCTGGGCGATGCTGCTGGGCGCCGTGGTGGTGCTGGGCGCCGCGCTGCCCGCCGGCTGGTACGTGCTGCAACTGCAGGAGGAGGTCGGGCGGAGCGCCCGGGAGGTTGAGGCCTCCGGCCGGCAGCGGCAGGAGCTGGCCGCCACCCTGGACACCGTGGTGCAGAAG GTACGTTCTCTTCAAACTACATTTGGAGAATTTGAATCCATGATGAAAATTGTTCAGCAGAAGCAGGAGGTGAGCGAGAAGTCTGTTAAACAAGGGGAGAGTGAAATAAACCGGATCAGTGAAGTGCTTGAGAAGCTGCAGAATGAAATTTTGAAAGACTTGTCTGATGGCATTCACATGGTGAAAGATGCAAGGGAACGAGACTTCACATCTCTGGAAAACACAGTGGAAGAGAGACTAACAGAGCTGACCAAGTCTATAAATGATAACATTGCTGTATTCACTGAAGTCCAGCAACGGAGCCAAGATGAAATCAACAATATGAAAGCAAAGGTTGGTTCACTAGAACAGGCAGGTGTGTATAAACATGAAATTAAGGTGCTAAAAGATGCTTTTGATGAGATGCAAGCAtccatgaaaataaaagaaaaggacaTAGAGACCTTGAAGAGTACAATAGACTCCATGGAGTCTGATGTGTACACTGAAGTGAAAGAGTTAGTCAACCTCAAACAGCAACATGAGAAGTTCAAAGAGGCTGCAGACACTGAACACCTTTCATTAAAAGCTTTACAAGAGAAAGTTCTGAGAGCTGAGGATTCTATTAGGCAGCTCCCTAGTGACATTAAAAGACTTGATGAAGATTTACTACAAGTTAAAGCCAACCTCAACAAATGGGAAGATAATGAACTCTTCAGAAAAGCATTAGAAACTTTTGGGAAGAACAGTGAAGGACTGGAGTCTCGATTGAGGCACATAGAAGACAGCCTAGAGTCTCTAGCATCTGTTGCTGCTCAAAACAGTGAAAAGTTGGAATCTTTCCTTTCTAAGGAGGCAGAGTATGAGAATAAGCTCAGTGCCCTAGAACAAAGCATTACCACTCTTCAGGGACTCTCAAATACAGATGTAACTTCAGTCACAGATGTTCTGAAAAATCTTGGTGAGGCACAGACTTCACTATACAACGACATGGAGGACTTAAAGAGAAGCATCAGTGACTTGCCATCCTCTGGTGCTCTCCAGGATGTCCAGAAGCAAATTAGTACTTTGTTGGATCAAGGAAATCTTCAGGCAGGTCAAACACATTCTCAAGGTTACCTTGAAAAGTTTTCTTCTATGGAAGGCTCTGTAGATGAACTGAGATCTTCTGTTAGCCAGGTCGATTCTGATTTGAAAATGCTAAGAACTGCAGTGGATAGTTTAGTCGCCTATTCagtgaaaattgaaaataatgaGAACAGCTTGGAGTCTGTGAAGAGCTCAGTAGATGACCTGAGGAATGATCTGGAAAGGTTGTTTGTGAAAGTagaaaaaatacatgaaaatatttag
- the TCP11L2 gene encoding T-complex protein 11-like protein 2 isoform X1 — MPLNDDQNSDSDSSRLSESTVSSSDTEYSRQSFNSDSSSKPSSPASASPPKVITFDELMAATRNLSNWTLAHEIAVNANFCIKHEDYPQNSFAGTVKQIVHKAFWDHLESELNEDPPEYKHAIKLFEEIKEILLSFLTPGANRIHNQICEVLDTDLIRQQAEHNAVDIPGLANYVINTMGKLCAPIRDNDIKQLKATDNIVELLRQIFRVLDLMKVDMANYTIKSLRPYLWHNLVDYERTKFQEILEETPSALNLTTEWIKESIEDELSSISDESSSCPGADSSSKPIISPTLVLNNGYLKLLQWDYCKTIPETLITDEVRLQELREKLNQLKVIACVSLITNNMVGAAVVDVPDFTDHLKRISLPLLEGMNKKSFDLKEALNAIGIQICSIVNKSLSERGLPTLSEEMQSNLMGQIAHIVEKNNPVCSLIDKRIQLFMRSLLALPSFQKCMPTMPGGLSVIQREIEFLGSQYASIVNFNKKVYGPFYANILRKLLFPEAAMEKTEAETSSN, encoded by the exons ATGCCTCTCAATGATGACCAGAACAGTGACTCAGATTCTTCACGGCTCTCAGAAAGCACAGTTTCTTCCAGTGACACAGAATATTCCAGGCAGAGCTTTAACAGTGATTCTTCAAGcaagcccagctccccagcGT CAGCTAGCCCTCCCAAGGTTATCACATTTGATGAACTGATGGCAGCTACAAGAAATCTGTCAAACTGGACTCTAGCTCATGAAATTGCTGTAAATGCAAATTTTTGCATAAAACATGAAGACTACCCACAAAACAG CTTTGCAGGCACAGTGAAACAAATTGTACACAAGGCATTTTGGGATCATTTGGAATCGGAACTGAATGAAGATCCTCCAGAATACAAACATGCTATCAAGCTTTTTGAGGAAATTAAGGAG attcttctttctttcctgacTCCTGGAGCAAACAGGATTCACAATCAAATTTGTGAAGTTCTTGACACGGATCTTATAAGACAGCAGGCAGAACACAATGCTGTTGATATTCCTGGGCTAGCTAACTATGTCATCAACACTATGGGAAAGTTATGTGCTCCAATAAGAGACAATGACATAAAACAGTTAAAAGCAACTGACAATATCGTAGAGTTACTGAG aCAAATATTCCGTGTTTTGGACCTGATGAAGGTGGATATGGCAAATTACACAATTAAAAGCCTTAGACCATACCTCTGGCATAACTTGGTGGACTATGAAAGAACAAAATTCCAGGAAATTCTTGAAGAAACACCAA GTGCCCTGAATCTCACAACAGAATGGATAAAGGAATCAATAGAGGATGAATTGTCATCTATTTCTGATGAGTCTTCATCGTGCCCTGGTGCTGATAGTAGTTCAAAACCAATTATTAGTCCTACACTGGTGCTAAACAATGGCTACTTGAAACTGTTACAGTGGGATTATTGCAAAACAATTCCAGAG ACTCTAATAACAGATGAAGTTCGTCTTCAGGAGTTGAGAGAAAAGCTCAATCAATTAAAAGTCATAGCTTGTGTTTCTCTCATAACAAACAACATGGTGGGTGCAGCAGTTGTAGATGTGCCTGATTTCACTGATCATCTGAAAAGGATCTCCCTTCCTCTTCTTGAAGGCATGAATAAGAA AAGTTTTGACTTGAAGGAGGCTCTGAATGCTATTGGCATCCAGATTTGCAGCATAGTGAACAAGTCTCTAAGTGAAAGAGGTCTTCCCACTCTTAGTGAAGAAATGCAGAGTAATTTAATGGGTCAAATCGCTCATATTGTTGAGAAGAATAATCCTGTCTGTTCCTTGATTG ACAAACGAATCCAGCTCTTCATGAGAAGCTTGCTTGCCCTTCCGAGTTTTCAGAAGTGTATGCCTACTATGCCAGGAGGCCTTTCTGTGATTCAGAGAGAGATAGAGTTTCTGGGATCTCAGTATGCAAGCATTGTAAACTTCAATAAAAAAGTGTATGGACCATTCTATGCAAACATACTTAGAAAACTGCTTTTTCCTGAGGCAGCAATGgagaaaacagaagcagaaacatctagcaattaa
- the TCP11L2 gene encoding T-complex protein 11-like protein 2 isoform X2, whose product MPLNDDQNSDSDSSRLSESTVSSSDTEYSRQSFNSDSSSKPSSPASSPPKVITFDELMAATRNLSNWTLAHEIAVNANFCIKHEDYPQNSFAGTVKQIVHKAFWDHLESELNEDPPEYKHAIKLFEEIKEILLSFLTPGANRIHNQICEVLDTDLIRQQAEHNAVDIPGLANYVINTMGKLCAPIRDNDIKQLKATDNIVELLRQIFRVLDLMKVDMANYTIKSLRPYLWHNLVDYERTKFQEILEETPSALNLTTEWIKESIEDELSSISDESSSCPGADSSSKPIISPTLVLNNGYLKLLQWDYCKTIPETLITDEVRLQELREKLNQLKVIACVSLITNNMVGAAVVDVPDFTDHLKRISLPLLEGMNKKSFDLKEALNAIGIQICSIVNKSLSERGLPTLSEEMQSNLMGQIAHIVEKNNPVCSLIDKRIQLFMRSLLALPSFQKCMPTMPGGLSVIQREIEFLGSQYASIVNFNKKVYGPFYANILRKLLFPEAAMEKTEAETSSN is encoded by the exons ATGCCTCTCAATGATGACCAGAACAGTGACTCAGATTCTTCACGGCTCTCAGAAAGCACAGTTTCTTCCAGTGACACAGAATATTCCAGGCAGAGCTTTAACAGTGATTCTTCAAGcaagcccagctccccagcGT CTAGCCCTCCCAAGGTTATCACATTTGATGAACTGATGGCAGCTACAAGAAATCTGTCAAACTGGACTCTAGCTCATGAAATTGCTGTAAATGCAAATTTTTGCATAAAACATGAAGACTACCCACAAAACAG CTTTGCAGGCACAGTGAAACAAATTGTACACAAGGCATTTTGGGATCATTTGGAATCGGAACTGAATGAAGATCCTCCAGAATACAAACATGCTATCAAGCTTTTTGAGGAAATTAAGGAG attcttctttctttcctgacTCCTGGAGCAAACAGGATTCACAATCAAATTTGTGAAGTTCTTGACACGGATCTTATAAGACAGCAGGCAGAACACAATGCTGTTGATATTCCTGGGCTAGCTAACTATGTCATCAACACTATGGGAAAGTTATGTGCTCCAATAAGAGACAATGACATAAAACAGTTAAAAGCAACTGACAATATCGTAGAGTTACTGAG aCAAATATTCCGTGTTTTGGACCTGATGAAGGTGGATATGGCAAATTACACAATTAAAAGCCTTAGACCATACCTCTGGCATAACTTGGTGGACTATGAAAGAACAAAATTCCAGGAAATTCTTGAAGAAACACCAA GTGCCCTGAATCTCACAACAGAATGGATAAAGGAATCAATAGAGGATGAATTGTCATCTATTTCTGATGAGTCTTCATCGTGCCCTGGTGCTGATAGTAGTTCAAAACCAATTATTAGTCCTACACTGGTGCTAAACAATGGCTACTTGAAACTGTTACAGTGGGATTATTGCAAAACAATTCCAGAG ACTCTAATAACAGATGAAGTTCGTCTTCAGGAGTTGAGAGAAAAGCTCAATCAATTAAAAGTCATAGCTTGTGTTTCTCTCATAACAAACAACATGGTGGGTGCAGCAGTTGTAGATGTGCCTGATTTCACTGATCATCTGAAAAGGATCTCCCTTCCTCTTCTTGAAGGCATGAATAAGAA AAGTTTTGACTTGAAGGAGGCTCTGAATGCTATTGGCATCCAGATTTGCAGCATAGTGAACAAGTCTCTAAGTGAAAGAGGTCTTCCCACTCTTAGTGAAGAAATGCAGAGTAATTTAATGGGTCAAATCGCTCATATTGTTGAGAAGAATAATCCTGTCTGTTCCTTGATTG ACAAACGAATCCAGCTCTTCATGAGAAGCTTGCTTGCCCTTCCGAGTTTTCAGAAGTGTATGCCTACTATGCCAGGAGGCCTTTCTGTGATTCAGAGAGAGATAGAGTTTCTGGGATCTCAGTATGCAAGCATTGTAAACTTCAATAAAAAAGTGTATGGACCATTCTATGCAAACATACTTAGAAAACTGCTTTTTCCTGAGGCAGCAATGgagaaaacagaagcagaaacatctagcaattaa